TCGCCGAGATGGCCCGCGAGCGCGCCAAGCTGGCCGAGGTCGTCGTCACGAACCATGCGCTGCTCGCCATCGACGCCATCGAGGGCGCGCCGGTCCTCCCGCAGCACGAGGTGCTGATCGTCGACGAGGCCCACGAGCTGGTCTCCCGGGTGACGGGCGTCGCCACCGGCGAGCTCACCCCCGGCCAGGTCAACCGCGCCGTGCGTCGCGCCGCGAAGCTCGTCAACGAGAAGGCGGCCGACCAGCTCCAGACCGCCGCCGAGGGCTTCGAGCGGCTGATGGAGCTGGCCCTGCCCGGCCGTCTGGAGGAGATCCCGGAAGACCTCGCCTACGCCCTCATGGCGCTGCGCGACGCCGCCCGTACGGTGATCTCCGCGCTCGGCACCACCCGCGACAAGTCCGTCCAGGACGAGGACGCCGTCCGCAAGCAGGCGCTGGCCTCCGTGGAGACCGTGCACGACGTGGCGGAGCGGATCACCAACGGCTCCGAGTGGGACGTCGTCTGGTACGAGCGCCATGACCGCTTCGGCGCTTCCCTGCGTGTCGCCCCGATGTCCGTGTCGGGGCTCCTGAGGGAGAAGCTCTTCGCGGACCGCTCGGTGGTGCTGGCCTCCGCCACGCTGAAGCTGGGCGGCGACTTCAACGGCGTGGGGGCGTCCCTGGGGCTCGCCCCGGAGGGCACGGAGGGCGACGACCTCCCGCAGTGGAAGGGGGTCGACGTCGGCTCGCCCTTCGACTATCCGAAGCAGGGCATCCTGTACGTGGCCAAGCACCTGTCACGCCCCGCCCGTGACGGCGACCGCGCTGACATGCTGGACGAGCTGACGGAGCTGATCCAGGCGGCCGGCGGTCGCACGCTGGGCCTGTTCTCGTCGATGCGCGCCGCCCAGCTCGCCGCCGAGGAGCTGCGCACCCGTATCCCCGAGTTCCCGATCCTGCTCCAGGGCGAGGAGACGCTCGGTGAGCTGATCAAGAACTTCTCGGCCGACCCGAAGACCTGCCTCTTCGGCACGCTCTCGCTCTGGCAGGGCGTCGACGTGCCCGGCCCCAGCTGCCAGCTGGTCGTCATGGACAAGATCCCCTTCCCGCGTCCCGACGACCCGCTGATGAGCGCCCGCCAGAAGGCCGTCGAGGACGCCGGGGGCAACGGCTTCATGGCCGTCGCCGCGACCCATGCGGCCCTGCTGATGGCACAGGGCGCCGGTCGTCTCGTACGGGCGACGGGGGACCGGGGTGTGGTCGCCGTACTGGACCAGCGGCTTGCCACGGCCCGCTACGGCAGCTATCTGAAGACGTCACTGCCCGACTTCTGGTACACGACGGACCGTAACCAGGTGCGGAAGTCGCTGGCGGCGATCGACGAGGCAGCGAAGGCGCAGGGGGCGTAGCCCGGCCGGGGCGCGGTTCGCGCAAGCCAGTACGCTGTCCGGCGGCCGGGGCCGCCGGACAGCGTACTGGCGGGGGAGTTCCGGGCGGCTCCGGACAGCATGGGGCCCCGGAACCGGCGCAGGGGTCCCGGGGCCCGGATCAGGAGCGGGCGTCTGAAGAGCGGCCCGCCTGCCGTGGCGGCGTCACACTCGCCGCAGCACCGCCACCACCTTGCCGAGGATCGTCGCCTCGTCGCCGGGGATCGGCTGGTACGCGGAGTTGTGCGGGAGCAACCAGACATGGCCGTCCTCGCGCTTGAAGCGCTTGACCGTGGCCTCGCCGTCGAGCATCGCGGCGACGATGTCGCCGTTCTCGGCGACGGGCTGGCGGCGCACCGTGACCCAGTCGCCGTCGCAGATCGCGGCCTCGATCATGGAGTCGCCGACGACCTTCAGGACGAAGAGCTCACCGTCGCCGACCAGCTGTCGGGGAAGCGGAAAGACGTCCTCGACCGACTCCTCGGCGAGGATGGGGCCACCGGCGGCGATACGGCCGACCAGCGGGACGTACGACGCGGCGGGCTTGCCCGCGGTGTCGGTGGGCTGCACGGAGGACGACTGGTCCGAGCCGCGCACCTCGTACGCGCGCGGACGGTGCGGGTCACGACGCAGGAAGCCCTTGCGCTCCAGTGCCATCAGCTGGTGTGCCACCGAGGAGGTGCTGGAGAGGCCGACGGCCTGGCCGATCTCCCGCATCGACGGCGGGTAGCCGCGCCGCTGGACGGAGTCCCGGATGACCTCGATCACCCGCCGCTGCCGATCGGTCAGTCCGGAGCTGTCCGCCCGGATGCCTGGAGGTCGGCCGGGCAGGGACCTCTTGGGCCCCTCCGGGTTCGTGGCTTCGTTCATGGCATGCACCGGCTCGAGTCGGCCCTGGGAGCGGTCCTGGGCAGTGATGGTGGCACTGTCTGCGGTCGTGGTCACGTCGGCCCCTCTCGATGGTCTCCCGTGCAGCACAACGGTAGTTGCTTTCGAAAGGTTGCGCCAAACACACGTTCGAGTGAAAAACCGGGAATTACCTGACGTGATCGCGTGTCCGGGTGTATGGCCGACGCTGCTCCGGGCGGACAAAAGCGCATATTGCTGTACTCTTCACCGCCGGGGCGATGGCCTTGTGGGCCGCCGCGTTCGGCGCCCAGTCTGCCACTCGACGCCCCTCGGGCCGGGTATCGGCCCCCCTTCTCCATGTGGCGTCCACCGTATCCGCGCATGGCCCGATTCGGTATGACCGCGCGGCACGTGCCCATCCGTCCGTGAAGGGCGTGTCGTCGCCGAATGTATGAGCCGATCGCTACATGTAGTGGTTGGATTGCGACAGCGACCCAGAAGTTGTGGTCCCCCTGGTCTTCGCGGTCCCGGCGATCGCCTATGCTTGGGGCTGCTTCGAGGGGCCCATGAGGCCCGTCGAGGCCTATGAGTCGTGCTGAAAAGGAGGGTTGGAGCCATGCACTGCCCCTTCTGCAGGCACCCCGACAGCCGCGTCGTCGACAGTCGTACGACCGATGACGGCACGTCGATCCGCAGGCGCCGCCAGTGCCCCGACTGCTCCCGTCGTTTCACGACCGTGGAGACGTGTTCGCTGATGGTGGTCAAGCGGTCCGGAGTCACCGAGCCCTTCAGCCGTACCAAGGTCATCAACGGCGTGCGCAAGGCATGCCAGGGGCGGCCTGTCACCGAGGACGCGCTCGCGCAGCTCGGCCAGCGGGTCGAGGAGCAGGTGCGAGCCACCGGGAGCGCCGAGCTGACCACCCACGACGTGGGTCTGGCCATACTCGGCCCGTTGCAGGAGCTCGACCTCGTGGCCTACCTGCGGTTCGCGTCGGTGTACCGGGCGTTCGACTCGCTGGAGGACTTCGAGGCCGCCATCACGGAACTCAGGGAACAGAAGCGGGAGCGCCCCGCCGTGGACGACGGCGACCACGAGAAGGCTGTCGCGGAGCGCAAGGCAACCGATCGCGGGTCCGGAGGGACGGTCGACGTCCCCGTGCCTGCCACCACCGCCGCCGACTGACGGGAGGGCCGACCCGGCTCGGCCCCGTCGGCGGCGCACACAGACCCGTCACGCGCGTCCGTGTACGACGCTCGTGACAAACAGACACACAACACCGTGCCTTGGGAAGAAAAGGGCACGTCAGGGCGTTTTTGCCTGATACAGGGAGGCGGCATGACAGAGACGGCGAGCGGTCCGGCACGAGGTTCCCGAGCAAAGGGCACCAAGGCCACCA
The Streptomyces sp. CGMCC 4.7035 DNA segment above includes these coding regions:
- the nrdR gene encoding transcriptional regulator NrdR — protein: MHCPFCRHPDSRVVDSRTTDDGTSIRRRRQCPDCSRRFTTVETCSLMVVKRSGVTEPFSRTKVINGVRKACQGRPVTEDALAQLGQRVEEQVRATGSAELTTHDVGLAILGPLQELDLVAYLRFASVYRAFDSLEDFEAAITELREQKRERPAVDDGDHEKAVAERKATDRGSGGTVDVPVPATTAAD
- a CDS encoding ATP-dependent DNA helicase, whose amino-acid sequence is MTKPSLPELLHAAVTAVGGTERPGQVTMAQAVAEAIDDGSHLLVQAGTGTGKSLGYLVPALAHGERVVVATATLALQRQLVERDLPRTVDALHPLLRRRPEFAMLKGRSNYLCLHRLHEGVPQDEEDGLFDQFEAAAPTSKLGQDLLRLRDWSQDTESGDRDDLTPGVSDRAWAQVSVSSRECLGASKCAYGAECFAEMARERAKLAEVVVTNHALLAIDAIEGAPVLPQHEVLIVDEAHELVSRVTGVATGELTPGQVNRAVRRAAKLVNEKAADQLQTAAEGFERLMELALPGRLEEIPEDLAYALMALRDAARTVISALGTTRDKSVQDEDAVRKQALASVETVHDVAERITNGSEWDVVWYERHDRFGASLRVAPMSVSGLLREKLFADRSVVLASATLKLGGDFNGVGASLGLAPEGTEGDDLPQWKGVDVGSPFDYPKQGILYVAKHLSRPARDGDRADMLDELTELIQAAGGRTLGLFSSMRAAQLAAEELRTRIPEFPILLQGEETLGELIKNFSADPKTCLFGTLSLWQGVDVPGPSCQLVVMDKIPFPRPDDPLMSARQKAVEDAGGNGFMAVAATHAALLMAQGAGRLVRATGDRGVVAVLDQRLATARYGSYLKTSLPDFWYTTDRNQVRKSLAAIDEAAKAQGA
- the lexA gene encoding transcriptional repressor LexA, which encodes MTTTADSATITAQDRSQGRLEPVHAMNEATNPEGPKRSLPGRPPGIRADSSGLTDRQRRVIEVIRDSVQRRGYPPSMREIGQAVGLSSTSSVAHQLMALERKGFLRRDPHRPRAYEVRGSDQSSSVQPTDTAGKPAASYVPLVGRIAAGGPILAEESVEDVFPLPRQLVGDGELFVLKVVGDSMIEAAICDGDWVTVRRQPVAENGDIVAAMLDGEATVKRFKREDGHVWLLPHNSAYQPIPGDEATILGKVVAVLRRV